One Bacteroidota bacterium DNA segment encodes these proteins:
- a CDS encoding HAMP domain-containing sensor histidine kinase, giving the protein MQPQSLEARPHTPTPPRTSTLFWRLAALLAGALVATAVLSVLLAATLVRSESSALIERSLTLRLDALAREIEDRAVVSADTIALPDLLRYDLATRFADPLALIDTTGTPLDTFEPGGLFAEATRPTTGVAVPDSAVAAVRAGRIAVALDVWSTETSWAAVPLLDDAGYPVAGVVVQPLTGTVEEEAAGAQRAYRNALLLGGAIALGLALVLGGALTWWLVRPIRRFTQRVERIGEGDYTARLPVERADEIGRLAAAINDMAAQVEASIDALAATGRMRRELVANVGHDLRTPLTAIRGYLDEAARYLGEDRPDAARDALAIAQRQGRQMTSLVSDLFELSTLERAAASTGELVGALHLGPVPLGELARDAARAHAKHFAGADVTLDTDLPDGLPVLRADGARLMRVLDNLLSNALRHTPEGGTVRLSAEAFDSVVCLRIADTGEGIPPEQLATVFERYYRGTSARTRAAAGASGSGLGLAISRAIAHAHGGDLTATSSSGEGATFTLTLPTGRRPRV; this is encoded by the coding sequence GTGCAACCGCAATCACTGGAAGCGCGCCCCCACACCCCCACACCCCCACGCACCAGTACCCTATTCTGGCGGCTCGCTGCGCTGCTGGCGGGGGCGCTCGTGGCGACGGCGGTGCTGTCGGTGCTGCTGGCCGCGACGCTCGTGCGGAGCGAGTCGTCGGCGCTCATCGAGCGGAGCCTGACGCTGCGCCTGGACGCGCTCGCCCGCGAGATCGAAGACCGGGCCGTCGTCTCCGCCGACACGATTGCGCTGCCGGACCTGTTGCGCTACGACCTCGCCACGCGCTTCGCCGACCCGCTCGCGCTCATCGACACCACGGGCACCCCCCTCGACACGTTCGAGCCAGGTGGGCTCTTCGCGGAGGCGACGCGCCCGACCACCGGCGTGGCCGTGCCCGACAGCGCAGTTGCAGCGGTGCGCGCCGGCCGGATCGCGGTGGCGCTCGACGTCTGGAGCACCGAGACGTCGTGGGCGGCGGTGCCGCTTCTGGACGACGCGGGCTATCCCGTCGCTGGCGTGGTGGTGCAGCCACTCACCGGCACGGTGGAGGAAGAGGCCGCGGGCGCTCAGCGGGCCTACCGAAACGCCTTGCTCCTCGGCGGGGCGATCGCGCTAGGCCTCGCGCTCGTGCTCGGCGGCGCGCTAACGTGGTGGCTCGTGCGCCCGATCCGGCGCTTCACGCAGCGCGTCGAGCGCATCGGCGAGGGCGACTATACCGCCCGGCTGCCCGTCGAGCGCGCCGACGAGATCGGACGGCTCGCTGCGGCCATCAACGACATGGCCGCGCAGGTCGAGGCCAGCATCGACGCACTCGCTGCGACGGGCCGGATGCGGCGCGAACTCGTCGCCAACGTGGGCCACGACCTCCGCACGCCGCTGACGGCCATCCGCGGCTACCTCGACGAGGCGGCGCGCTACCTCGGCGAGGACCGCCCCGACGCCGCCCGCGACGCGCTCGCCATCGCCCAGCGGCAGGGTCGCCAGATGACGAGCCTCGTGTCGGACCTCTTCGAACTGAGCACGCTCGAACGGGCAGCGGCTTCGACGGGCGAACTCGTCGGCGCGCTGCACCTTGGCCCAGTCCCGCTCGGCGAGCTTGCCCGCGACGCCGCCCGCGCCCACGCCAAGCACTTCGCTGGCGCCGACGTCACGCTCGACACCGACCTCCCCGACGGCCTCCCCGTGCTCAGGGCTGACGGTGCGCGGCTGATGCGGGTCCTCGACAACCTGCTCTCCAACGCGCTGCGCCACACGCCCGAGGGCGGCACCGTCCGGCTCAGCGCCGAAGCTTTCGATAGCGTCGTGTGTCTGCGCATCGCGGACACCGGCGAGGGCATCCCACCCGAGCAGTTGGCGACGGTCTTCGAGCGCTACTACCGCGGCACGTCGGCGCGCACGCGCGCCGCTGCGGGTGCGTCCGGCAGCGGCCTCGGCCTCGCGATCAGCCGCGCCATCGCCCACGCTCACGGCGGCGACCTCACGGCGACAAGTAGCTCCGGCGAGGGTGCCACGTTCACGCTGACGTTGCCGACTGGACGCCGCCCCCGTGTCTAG
- a CDS encoding response regulator transcription factor — MTTPHLLLVEDDPDLSTLVGTRFSDAGYEVTTADTGPAALDAVARRVPDLVLLDVMLPGLDGLEVCRRLRADHPLLYIIMLTARSDELDRVVGLEVGADDYVTKPFSMQELVARVRAALRRLRRIEELRAIAPSDTPSEAPITFDDLTIDPMRRAVARGGDFLHLTVREYDLLLHLAQNPDRPFSRTQLLEDIWGITYEGYDRTIDSHVQRLRAKLEDDPGAPRFVRTVWGVGYKFASAAE, encoded by the coding sequence ATGACCACCCCGCACCTGCTCCTCGTCGAGGACGATCCCGACCTGAGCACGCTCGTCGGCACCCGCTTCTCGGACGCGGGCTATGAGGTCACGACCGCCGACACCGGCCCGGCCGCCCTCGATGCGGTCGCGCGCCGCGTCCCCGACCTCGTCCTGCTCGACGTGATGCTGCCGGGCCTCGACGGCCTGGAGGTCTGCCGCCGCCTCCGCGCCGACCACCCGCTGCTCTACATCATCATGCTCACCGCGCGCAGCGACGAGCTCGACCGCGTCGTCGGACTGGAAGTCGGGGCCGACGACTACGTCACGAAGCCGTTCAGCATGCAGGAGTTGGTCGCCCGCGTCCGTGCCGCGCTGCGCCGCCTGCGCCGGATCGAGGAGTTGCGGGCCATCGCCCCAAGCGACACGCCCAGCGAGGCCCCGATCACGTTCGACGACCTCACCATCGACCCAATGCGGCGCGCGGTGGCACGCGGCGGCGACTTCCTGCACCTGACCGTTCGGGAGTACGACCTCCTCCTCCACCTCGCCCAGAACCCAGATCGTCCGTTCTCGCGCACGCAGTTGCTGGAAGACATTTGGGGCATCACCTACGAAGGCTACGACCGCACCATCGACAGCCATGTGCAGCGGCTGCGCGCCAAGCTGGAGGACGACCCTGGCGCGCCGCGTTTCGTCCGCACCGTCTGGGGCGTCGGCTACAAATTCGCCTCGGCAGCAGAGTGA
- a CDS encoding DUF1800 domain-containing protein has protein sequence MVLHVLVLFWMLLAGSACSQPTERSGASPSMPTAMQASRMPYIEAGLTEREAAAHLLNRFAYGPRPGDVDAMVNQGLDAWFAAQLDPGALPPEVTALFADRYSLARSMDDLISIYRRNGEVLQEARTRGMVPRDTRPAAPDGAAAIRQIREEKGYRNANEIFGDLAHYKIMRAVHSPYQLQEVLTDFWFNHFNVTLEPDVVLYLRDYETTAIRAHVTGRFEDMLRATARHPAMLSYLDNALSVAPEGTRTTAPRPRRIPGGLSGVNENYARELMELHTLGVDGGYTQSDVEEVARAFTGWTLLPRRRIQAAMVDARGQQQLDRFLNRPGIVREGHFLFIPNYHDAEEKTILGERFPTGGGMDEGERILGMLAAHPSTARHLARKLAVKFVQDEPDDVLVERLAEVFAETNGDLKAMMWAIVEAPEFWALPALEGKVKTPLEYVASALRATDADVARVGPLTTALRTMGEGPYRAVPPTGYDEASEAWINTGSLLARMDFGLRLAQGTIRGVRLDLAALNQHRQPESAEAALETYARLLLPGRDLDETLARLTPLIARPDFADRVREAAPEARPDVVDGEQLDEPERPRRQRARATRSNETLALVVGVILGSPEFQRQ, from the coding sequence ATGGTCTTGCATGTCCTCGTCTTGTTCTGGATGCTCCTCGCCGGGTCGGCGTGCTCGCAGCCCACGGAGCGCTCCGGAGCCTCGCCGTCGATGCCGACCGCGATGCAGGCGTCGCGCATGCCCTACATCGAGGCGGGCCTGACCGAGCGCGAGGCGGCGGCACACTTGCTCAACCGGTTCGCCTACGGACCTCGCCCCGGCGACGTAGATGCGATGGTGAATCAGGGCCTGGACGCCTGGTTTGCCGCGCAACTCGATCCGGGGGCGCTGCCTCCCGAAGTCACAGCGCTCTTCGCGGACCGGTACTCGTTAGCCCGCTCGATGGACGACCTGATCAGCATCTACCGCCGCAACGGCGAAGTCCTCCAGGAGGCGAGGACGCGCGGGATGGTGCCGCGAGACACGCGGCCCGCCGCTCCAGATGGCGCCGCCGCCATCCGCCAGATCCGCGAAGAAAAAGGCTACCGCAACGCCAACGAGATCTTCGGCGATCTGGCGCACTACAAAATCATGCGGGCGGTCCACAGTCCCTATCAGTTGCAAGAGGTGCTGACTGATTTCTGGTTCAACCACTTCAACGTGACGCTCGAACCGGACGTGGTGCTCTACCTCCGCGACTATGAGACTACGGCAATCCGCGCCCATGTGACCGGGCGGTTCGAGGACATGCTGCGCGCGACGGCCCGCCACCCGGCGATGCTGAGCTATCTCGACAACGCGCTCTCGGTCGCGCCCGAGGGTACCCGGACGACGGCACCGCGCCCCCGGCGGATTCCCGGCGGACTGAGCGGCGTCAACGAGAACTACGCCCGCGAACTGATGGAACTGCACACCCTCGGCGTCGATGGGGGCTACACGCAGAGCGATGTCGAGGAGGTCGCGCGGGCGTTCACCGGGTGGACGCTGCTGCCGCGCCGCCGCATTCAGGCCGCGATGGTAGATGCCCGGGGCCAGCAGCAACTCGACCGATTTTTGAACCGGCCCGGCATCGTCCGCGAGGGCCATTTCTTGTTCATCCCCAACTATCACGACGCGGAGGAAAAAACCATCCTCGGCGAGCGCTTCCCGACCGGCGGCGGCATGGACGAGGGCGAGCGCATCCTCGGCATGCTCGCCGCGCACCCGTCCACGGCGCGGCACCTCGCGCGCAAGCTGGCCGTGAAGTTCGTCCAAGACGAGCCCGACGATGTGCTCGTGGAGCGACTTGCGGAGGTCTTCGCTGAGACCAACGGCGACCTCAAAGCGATGATGTGGGCCATCGTGGAGGCGCCTGAGTTTTGGGCACTGCCTGCGCTCGAAGGCAAGGTCAAGACGCCGCTGGAGTACGTGGCGAGCGCCCTCCGCGCGACCGACGCCGACGTTGCGCGGGTCGGGCCGCTCACGACCGCGCTCCGCACGATGGGGGAGGGCCCCTACCGCGCCGTCCCACCGACCGGCTACGACGAAGCCTCGGAGGCCTGGATCAACACCGGGTCGCTGCTCGCCCGCATGGACTTCGGCCTGCGACTCGCCCAGGGCACGATCCGCGGCGTGCGGCTCGACCTTGCCGCGCTCAACCAGCATCGCCAGCCCGAGTCTGCTGAGGCCGCGCTGGAGACGTACGCGCGGCTGCTCCTCCCCGGGCGCGACCTCGACGAGACGCTAGCGCGTCTGACCCCGCTCATCGCCCGCCCCGACTTTGCGGACCGCGTCCGCGAGGCCGCGCCTGAGGCTCGCCCTGATGTCGTGGACGGAGAGCAGCTCGACGAGCCGGAGCGTCCCCGTCGCCAGCGCGCGCGCGCCACTCGCTCGAATGAGACGCTGGCGCTGGTCGTCGGCGTCATCCTCGGCTCGCCCGAGTTTCAACGACAGTAA
- a CDS encoding DUF1501 domain-containing protein, with product MIDRRAFLKSSGLALLASGLGGCPLFLGRTAQASTGPGLFQRRKTLVCLFQRGAMDGLAAVQPLVDPHLQRVRPALTLSAARNAETRLRDLDGTYGLHPALEPLARFYEEQRLAIVHGVGSPVPTRSHFDAQDYMETGTPGVRGRSGWLNRAVGLAGHEATPFQAVSLTPALPRSLFGPENALSIAKLEDFGLHVRGADLAQTAGQSLEALYEQTTRNLLGEEDALSQAGREGLDAARILQEADLSNYRSENGAEYPRSKLGQSLRQIAQLIKLDVGLEVAFAEQGGWDTHVRQGGTNGSFARQARDLAESLAAFWTDLERHHDEVTVMTMTEFGRTVAQNGARGTDHGRASAMFVLGNGVAGGRVHGRPLVLDPDALEDGRDLPVTTDFRAVFAGVAGPTLGVADDRTLFPDWTGERMRLVG from the coding sequence ATGATCGACCGTCGTGCTTTTCTCAAGTCCTCGGGCCTCGCGCTGCTGGCGAGCGGCCTCGGCGGGTGCCCGCTGTTCCTCGGACGCACCGCGCAGGCGAGTACGGGCCCGGGGCTCTTCCAGCGCCGGAAGACGCTCGTGTGCCTCTTCCAGCGCGGCGCGATGGACGGCCTCGCCGCCGTGCAGCCGCTCGTGGACCCGCACCTTCAGCGCGTGCGCCCAGCCCTGACCCTCTCGGCAGCGCGCAACGCCGAGACGCGCCTGCGCGACCTCGACGGAACCTATGGCCTACACCCGGCGCTGGAGCCGCTCGCGCGCTTCTATGAGGAGCAACGCCTCGCCATCGTCCACGGCGTTGGCTCGCCCGTCCCGACGCGCTCGCACTTCGACGCGCAGGACTACATGGAGACGGGCACGCCGGGCGTCCGCGGGCGCAGCGGCTGGCTCAACCGCGCCGTCGGGCTGGCCGGGCACGAGGCGACGCCGTTCCAGGCCGTCTCGCTCACGCCCGCGCTGCCGCGCTCGCTCTTCGGGCCCGAAAACGCGCTCTCGATCGCCAAGCTCGAAGACTTCGGACTGCACGTGCGCGGGGCCGACCTGGCCCAGACCGCCGGGCAGAGCCTGGAAGCGCTCTACGAACAGACGACACGCAACCTGCTCGGGGAGGAGGACGCGCTCAGCCAGGCGGGCCGTGAGGGCCTCGACGCCGCGCGCATTCTGCAGGAGGCCGACCTGAGCAACTACCGCTCCGAGAACGGCGCGGAGTACCCTCGGAGCAAGCTGGGGCAGAGCCTCCGCCAGATCGCGCAGCTCATCAAGCTCGACGTCGGCCTCGAAGTGGCCTTCGCCGAGCAGGGCGGCTGGGACACGCACGTCCGGCAGGGCGGCACCAACGGCTCGTTCGCCCGGCAGGCCCGCGACCTCGCCGAGAGCCTCGCCGCCTTCTGGACCGACCTCGAACGCCACCACGACGAGGTGACCGTGATGACGATGACCGAGTTTGGGCGGACGGTGGCGCAGAATGGCGCGCGGGGCACCGACCACGGCCGCGCCTCGGCGATGTTCGTGCTTGGCAACGGCGTCGCGGGCGGGCGGGTCCACGGACGGCCCCTCGTCCTCGACCCCGACGCGCTCGAAGATGGCCGCGACCTCCCCGTCACTACCGACTTCCGCGCGGTCTTCGCGGGCGTCGCTGGCCCCACGCTCGGCGTCGCCGACGACCGGACGCTCTTCCCCGACTGGACCGGCGAGCGGATGCGACTTGTGGGATAG
- a CDS encoding pyridoxamine 5'-phosphate oxidase family protein, with product MLTPEILDAIDRSVLCWLATADANGVPNVSPKEAFAAHHERSLLIAQIASPQSVRNIEVNPNVCVSFVDVFVQKGFKLTGTADLVAPGTARFEALLPPLHRITQGLFPIRSIIAIDVTATAPIVAPSYFLYPDVTEAEQRAAAMRTYGVAPLPHHD from the coding sequence ATGCTGACCCCTGAGATCCTCGACGCCATCGACCGCAGCGTCCTGTGCTGGCTCGCCACCGCCGACGCCAACGGGGTGCCCAACGTGTCGCCGAAGGAAGCCTTCGCGGCCCACCACGAACGCAGCCTCCTGATCGCGCAGATCGCCTCGCCGCAGAGCGTGCGCAACATCGAAGTCAACCCGAATGTGTGCGTGAGCTTCGTGGACGTGTTCGTGCAGAAGGGCTTCAAGCTCACGGGCACGGCTGACCTCGTCGCGCCCGGCACGGCGCGCTTCGAAGCGCTGCTCCCGCCGCTCCACCGCATCACGCAGGGGCTGTTTCCCATCCGCAGCATCATCGCCATCGACGTGACGGCGACCGCACCTATCGTGGCGCCGAGCTACTTCCTCTATCCCGACGTCACCGAAGCCGAGCAGCGCGCCGCGGCGATGCGGACCTACGGCGTCGCTCCGCTTCCTCACCATGATTGA
- a CDS encoding DUF4440 domain-containing protein, with product MPRLVLAALLLLVSSAAVAQSSDDEAAIAEAAASFSNAFMRDDVDAMLALYTEDAVIFPERTHALQGTDALRAYWTLPPGRTITNHHITPTAVEVVGDTAYDHGTYTVSGTNDGQAWGPSYGKYLIVWKRGTDGAWRMHLDMWNSAPSPETE from the coding sequence ATGCCTCGCCTCGTACTCGCCGCCCTACTTCTCCTCGTCTCCTCTGCGGCCGTTGCACAGTCCAGCGACGACGAGGCAGCCATCGCCGAGGCTGCGGCTTCGTTCTCCAATGCCTTCATGCGCGACGACGTGGACGCGATGCTGGCCCTCTACACCGAGGACGCGGTCATCTTCCCCGAGCGGACCCACGCGCTCCAGGGCACCGACGCCCTCCGCGCCTACTGGACGCTCCCGCCCGGCCGCACCATCACGAACCACCACATCACGCCGACCGCCGTCGAGGTGGTCGGCGACACGGCCTACGACCACGGCACCTACACGGTGAGCGGCACGAACGACGGCCAGGCCTGGGGGCCGAGCTACGGGAAATACCTCATCGTGTGGAAGCGCGGCACGGACGGCGCATGGCGGATGCACCTCGACATGTGGAACAGCGCGCCCAGCCCCGAGACGGAGTAG
- a CDS encoding von Willebrand factor type A domain-containing protein gives MLRISTIPLVLLAALGLLLGPAVALHGPAPLPNTGKIAGTVTDEAGDPLPGATIVIEGTALGAATNIDGEYVILGVPAGEYEVTASFVGYTSVTTRGVQVAANLTRILDFELSSPSDLQEIVVEYEGPAMKNDAVGVARTASGDASRMHGLTSYVSPAPPPPPGGYIPGVQTHNPLPTDREGYAAIDENPFKRVGDAPLSTFGIDVDAASYANMRRFLNSGRLPPADAIRIEEFVNYFTYDYPDPEGPAGEGAPFSITTEVAVAPWQSAHRLVRIGLQGRRIDTEDLPPANLVFLLDVSGSMGNADKLPLLKSALRLLVNELREEDTVAIAVYAGAAGVVLEPTSGADKETILEALDRLEAGGSTAGGQGIRLAYQLARQQFDAEKNNRVLLATDGDFNVGASSDAEMQRLIEEARESGVFLSVLGFGQGNLQDSKMEAIANHGNGNYAYIDTIQEAQKTLVAQMGGTLFTIAKDVKLQIEFNPAAVAAYRLIGYENRLLADEDFNDDTKDSGDLGAGHSVTALYEVVPVGADSPTLSGLPTVDPLRYQQNVEPTQEELFTPTEGEDELLFVKLRYKQPDGDTSALLTHAVRPSDTPMARASADTQFAAAVASFGMLLRGSDHAGDTTYEDVLALARDGRGADPNGYRGEFIRLVETAGALQNAQASR, from the coding sequence ATGCTACGCATTTCTACGATACCGCTTGTCCTCCTCGCGGCCCTCGGCCTGTTGCTCGGGCCCGCCGTTGCGCTCCACGGCCCGGCTCCGCTGCCCAACACCGGCAAGATCGCCGGCACCGTCACCGACGAGGCCGGAGACCCGCTCCCCGGTGCCACTATCGTCATCGAAGGAACGGCGTTGGGCGCGGCCACCAACATCGACGGGGAGTACGTCATCCTCGGCGTTCCTGCAGGGGAATACGAGGTCACAGCCAGCTTCGTCGGCTACACCTCCGTGACAACGCGCGGCGTTCAGGTGGCTGCCAACTTGACCCGCATACTCGACTTCGAGTTGTCCTCGCCGTCCGACCTCCAAGAGATCGTGGTTGAATACGAGGGGCCGGCTATGAAGAACGATGCCGTCGGAGTGGCAAGGACGGCGTCTGGGGACGCAAGCCGAATGCACGGCCTCACTTCGTATGTCTCTCCTGCGCCTCCACCTCCGCCCGGTGGCTACATCCCCGGCGTGCAGACGCACAACCCGCTGCCGACGGACCGGGAGGGCTACGCGGCCATCGACGAGAACCCGTTCAAGCGCGTGGGCGACGCGCCGCTCTCGACGTTCGGCATCGACGTGGACGCGGCGTCGTACGCCAACATGCGGCGTTTCCTCAACAGCGGTCGTCTCCCGCCCGCCGACGCGATCCGCATCGAGGAGTTCGTCAACTACTTCACCTACGACTACCCCGACCCCGAGGGCCCTGCCGGGGAGGGCGCACCGTTCTCGATCACGACCGAGGTGGCCGTCGCGCCGTGGCAGTCCGCGCACCGGCTCGTCCGCATCGGCCTCCAGGGACGCCGTATCGACACGGAAGACCTGCCGCCTGCCAACCTCGTATTCCTCCTCGACGTCTCCGGCTCGATGGGCAACGCGGACAAGCTGCCGCTCCTGAAGTCGGCGCTGCGGCTGCTCGTGAATGAGTTGCGAGAGGAGGACACTGTCGCCATCGCCGTCTATGCAGGCGCCGCGGGCGTCGTCCTCGAACCGACCTCCGGCGCGGACAAGGAGACGATCCTCGAAGCGCTCGACCGTCTCGAAGCAGGCGGCTCCACGGCCGGCGGCCAAGGCATCCGCCTCGCCTATCAGCTCGCCCGGCAGCAGTTCGACGCCGAAAAGAACAACCGCGTGCTGCTCGCCACCGACGGCGACTTCAACGTGGGCGCGTCGTCGGACGCGGAGATGCAGCGACTCATCGAAGAGGCGCGTGAGAGCGGCGTCTTCCTCTCGGTGCTCGGCTTCGGCCAGGGCAACCTACAGGACAGCAAGATGGAAGCCATCGCCAACCACGGCAACGGCAACTACGCCTACATCGACACTATCCAGGAGGCGCAGAAGACCCTCGTGGCGCAGATGGGCGGCACGCTCTTCACCATCGCCAAGGACGTGAAGCTCCAGATCGAGTTCAACCCGGCCGCCGTGGCTGCCTATCGGCTGATCGGCTATGAAAACCGCCTCCTCGCCGACGAGGACTTCAACGACGACACGAAAGACAGCGGCGACCTCGGCGCGGGACACTCCGTGACGGCGCTCTACGAAGTCGTCCCGGTCGGTGCCGATTCGCCCACACTCTCAGGCTTGCCGACCGTCGATCCGCTGCGCTACCAGCAAAACGTCGAACCAACCCAGGAAGAGCTCTTCACACCGACAGAGGGCGAGGACGAACTCCTCTTCGTGAAGCTGCGCTACAAGCAGCCGGACGGTGACACGAGCGCGCTGCTCACGCACGCGGTCCGCCCGTCCGACACGCCGATGGCCCGTGCGAGCGCCGACACGCAGTTCGCGGCCGCCGTAGCCAGCTTCGGCATGCTCCTGCGCGGCTCCGACCACGCCGGCGACACCACCTATGAGGACGTACTCGCGCTCGCCCGCGACGGGCGCGGGGCCGACCCGAACGGCTACCGGGGCGAGTTCATCCGGCTTGTGGAGACAGCCGGGGCACTTCAGAATGCCCAAGCCTCGCGGTGA
- a CDS encoding PspC domain-containing protein: MSTRSRQRRRSDELDRADNFESDDELTLRADPKDRDTRADEELGDRLDEGLYDDFYDEVTDEEIEAFLDEQAYEELAQKKPGFWNLPTASGISLIGLGTLYSLQQMGLPLWSGLGELMTVLPWLAGILIILLGFGLLSWSPDRRRKKQKRAERRRKQQAARKRRERERREATSSKGRTSSRRQRRDERRAARSSSRTAKSSGRRKKLMKSREKKILGVAGGIGDFLGIDPTLVRIAFVLASIFGSGMGFFIYILLGFVLPNQETQEKKERREAARRARSSSRGERYRRDDDDDEPFIRIIRD, translated from the coding sequence ATGTCCACCCGCTCCCGACAACGCCGACGGTCGGACGAACTCGACCGCGCCGACAACTTCGAGTCCGACGACGAACTCACGCTCCGTGCCGATCCCAAGGATAGGGATACGCGTGCCGACGAAGAGCTCGGCGACCGGCTCGACGAGGGCCTCTACGACGATTTCTACGACGAGGTCACCGACGAGGAAATCGAGGCATTCCTGGACGAGCAGGCCTACGAGGAACTGGCCCAGAAGAAGCCGGGCTTCTGGAATCTGCCCACCGCCTCCGGGATCTCGCTGATCGGGCTGGGCACGCTCTACTCGCTGCAGCAGATGGGCCTGCCGCTGTGGAGCGGGTTGGGCGAACTCATGACGGTGCTGCCATGGCTCGCCGGCATTCTCATCATCCTGCTCGGCTTCGGGTTGCTCTCGTGGAGCCCGGACCGCCGCCGCAAAAAGCAGAAGCGCGCCGAGCGCCGCCGTAAGCAGCAGGCCGCGCGGAAACGCCGAGAACGCGAGCGCCGCGAAGCAACTTCATCGAAGGGCCGCACCTCGTCGAGGCGCCAACGGCGGGACGAGCGCCGCGCCGCGCGGTCGTCGTCGCGGACAGCGAAGTCGTCTGGGCGCCGAAAGAAGCTGATGAAGAGCCGCGAAAAGAAGATCCTGGGCGTGGCCGGCGGGATCGGCGACTTCCTCGGCATCGACCCCACGCTGGTGCGGATCGCCTTCGTGCTCGCCTCGATCTTCGGAAGCGGGATGGGCTTCTTCATCTACATCCTGCTTGGGTTCGTGCTGCCCAACCAGGAGACGCAAGAGAAAAAAGAACGCCGTGAGGCTGCCCGCCGCGCCCGCTCCTCGTCACGTGGGGAGCGCTACCGCCGCGACGACGATGACGACGAGCCGTTCATCCGAATCATCAGGGACTGA